A single window of Leptospira yasudae DNA harbors:
- a CDS encoding PP2C family protein-serine/threonine phosphatase: MTWIRQFAKLKSGFLNPFTFFEREFNYSEAEAWKDQTRIDQSFIRLAFLLHFTMYPTLAIPEVRNSERGVLYLGVIFLINVMSLVLSFQEKFLSWVIQISNIVIIFLMMNLFHESFYRFQDLESLQIYNNYFLLISLIVIFQMFRLKKGSCFLTGIIAICLHIFFVTIKRVELGLEDFPRILFVPDVVYGLCIVIGTSSVIIVKRLISISSELDLEYKYIQQDLTVAKQVQENLFPGRLSIKGIRYEVMRITPNHIGGDFFDFVQLREGNTGIFLTDIAGHGIASALVASMVKIMVSTMPYILKVHPSRLMDYIDDSLQKQFQSYHASAIYMFLDFISKEVTFSNAGHPYLIHGSFTKEFHEIETEGSILGFGIKKPIAEQVKLPLVEHDRFFLYTDGLIENKNEEGKLLGTEGLLEILNENRSEKDIGVFKAKVQKAVETFFGNVALEDDTLFLIVEVE; encoded by the coding sequence AGGATCAGACGAGAATCGATCAGTCCTTTATTCGTCTTGCGTTTCTTCTTCACTTCACGATGTATCCGACGCTTGCGATTCCCGAAGTGCGCAATTCGGAACGCGGAGTTTTGTATCTCGGAGTGATCTTTCTCATCAACGTGATGAGTTTGGTTCTTTCGTTTCAGGAGAAATTTCTTTCTTGGGTGATTCAGATCTCCAACATCGTAATCATCTTTCTGATGATGAATCTCTTCCACGAATCTTTTTATCGATTTCAGGATTTGGAAAGTCTTCAGATCTATAACAATTACTTTTTACTCATTTCCCTGATCGTTATCTTTCAGATGTTCCGCTTGAAAAAAGGTTCCTGCTTTTTGACTGGAATCATCGCGATTTGTCTGCATATCTTTTTCGTTACGATCAAACGGGTCGAACTCGGACTCGAGGATTTTCCGAGAATTCTTTTCGTGCCCGACGTAGTCTACGGACTTTGTATCGTGATCGGAACTTCTTCGGTAATCATCGTTAAACGACTGATTTCGATTTCTTCCGAACTCGATCTGGAATACAAATACATTCAACAGGATCTCACAGTCGCCAAACAGGTTCAGGAGAATCTGTTTCCCGGTCGTTTGAGCATCAAGGGAATTCGTTACGAGGTGATGCGGATCACTCCGAATCATATCGGCGGCGACTTCTTCGATTTCGTTCAACTCCGGGAAGGAAATACGGGAATTTTTTTGACGGACATTGCGGGACACGGAATCGCCTCTGCGCTCGTCGCTTCCATGGTAAAGATCATGGTTTCCACGATGCCTTATATTCTGAAAGTGCATCCGTCCCGTTTGATGGATTACATAGACGATTCTTTGCAAAAACAATTTCAATCCTATCACGCTTCCGCGATTTATATGTTCTTGGATTTCATTTCCAAAGAAGTCACCTTTTCCAACGCGGGACACCCGTATTTGATTCACGGATCGTTCACGAAAGAATTTCACGAGATCGAAACCGAAGGTTCGATCCTCGGTTTCGGAATCAAAAAGCCGATCGCGGAGCAGGTCAAACTCCCTCTCGTCGAACACGATCGTTTCTTTTTATACACGGACGGTTTGATAGAAAACAAGAACGAGGAAGGAAAACTTCTTGGAACGGAAGGCCTTCTTGAAATATTGAATGAGAATCGATCCGAAAAGGATATCGGAGTCTTCAAAGCGAAGGTGCAGAAGGCCGTGGAAACCTTTTTCGGAAACGTAGCACTGGAGGACGACACCCTCTTTCTCATCGTAGAAGTGGAGTAA